The following nucleotide sequence is from Paroedura picta isolate Pp20150507F chromosome 1, Ppicta_v3.0, whole genome shotgun sequence.
gttaccgattccgcggctcgttgctggacggggggtggagggcgaaagctggacgaggttccctcgccgggatcctcctcagcgggtggttcctcgaccggggcagccggcttccgaaccaccttaaggctccggccgacgcgcttcggcctgccggatccttccccgtccccgtacagctggcgctgctcctcgaagtaggggcaggtaaccttttcgttgccggaacccttattatggttcacggcacgcatgtactctgccctcattgtcttggtcttcgaccggcattcaaggccggtcctgttgtggcccagggcgcgcatcttaatagccacttgttcaaaaacctccctattcctgtgggaggactggaacgcgtcctggattttctcctccgagaaaatcccgatcaggtccctgatctccgcgtccctccaagtagggccacggccggttgcagggacggacgaggcttgagaagacgattccatgttgctttcgctagtagctgagcaaaatggtggtgggaggtgcagggtgcaacggatcatataccttcccgcacacaaagacaaagggactagccggctcctgattggtggagggcagcaggggacacgcacattggccacatcaggtcacatgtcacgttcaaaactcctcgcgcgggaacaggatctgctcctaatggccagattggcgcccttgttgtttgacttaacgcatgcgcgtattcgtttacacgcgagaagagcagtttgaacatgcagcgggagccattttaggaaaatgtccgccattacacaaacgcatgccggtgttcaaccgagagcaagtgcggcagtactcggcagttccccaataatattcaccagccacagcataaatcaaccaaacatgacatgttactggcgtacgttcgttggcacgctcagaggaatgttttttaaaatgaacgggggacggcgactccgcttgccggaggtctagccgccaatggaaggggttgtccgcacccaagcacaagcacgcaccgggaaccacacaaagacccactacacataagccgcccctcatgatatcaccacgaatcatgtctattgaacccctgtaagctaagcaggagactgcgagcggcgaccgttcgttggcacgctcagaggaaaattttttaaaatgaacgggggacggcaactccgcttgccggaggtctagccgccaatggaaggggttgtccgcacccaagcacaagcacgcaccgggaaccacacaaagacccactacacataag
It contains:
- the LOC143824011 gene encoding uncharacterized protein LOC143824011 — translated: MIRCTLHLPPPFCSATSESNMESSSQASSVPATGRGPTWRDAEIRDLIGIFSEEKIQDAFQSSHRNREVFEQVAIKMRALGHNRTGLECRSKTKTMRAEYMRAVNHNKGSGNEKVTCPYFEEQRQLYGDGEGSGRPKRVGRSLKVVRKPAAPVEEPPAEEDPGEGTSSSFRPPPPVQQRAAESVTLDLIAIAPGEQEEAPEQTPLASETQLPGTGPLESPAAPDVDSDSGASTNIDFIPGTQEEEQPGVLGPPARRRRIQIQDEVLSDEEEEPPLPPGSPPPRGALPAEERLTRERGRLRRVSVLTSVGERRGEN